A single Bos mutus isolate GX-2022 chromosome 16, NWIPB_WYAK_1.1, whole genome shotgun sequence DNA region contains:
- the LOC102271627 gene encoding complement factor H-related protein 2, protein MSNMLLLLNVILTLWVCCAHGRGKTCDFPEIKHGSIYNENRYKKIFPADVGKYFYYTCEHSFVTPSQSLWTRINCTEEGWSPTPKCLRQCFFPWVENGQSTSSGQTHREGDIVHIVCDTGYSLPNGQSNITCGERGWSSPPECRHVYPRGRCGPPPPIDNGDTVSFPLSQYPPGSAVEYQCQAYYVLQGNRHIVCRNGEWSEPPKCLDACVISEEMMKQHNIQLKWRDDKKLYTRTDDTIEFTCKRGYRPTTPIRTFRTTCHEGKVVYPHCE, encoded by the exons ATGTCTAACATGCTGTTACTACTCAATGTCATCCTCACCCTGTGGGTTTGCTGTGCTCATGGGCGAG gaaaaacgTGTGATTTTCCCGAAATAAAACATGGAAGCATATATAatgaaaatagatataaaaaaatcttcccaGCTGATGTAGGGAAATATTTCTACTACACCTGTGAACACAGCTTTGTGACTCCTTCACAATCACTCTGGACTCGAATAAACTGTACAGAGGAAGGATGGTCCCCAACACCAAAGTGCCTCA GACAGTGCTTTTTCCCTTGGGTGGAAAATGGTCAATCTACATCTTCAGGACAAACGCACCGAGAAGGTGACATCGTTCACATTGTGTGTGATACTGGCTACAGCCTCCCAAATGGTCAGAGCAACATTACATGTGGAGAAAGAGGCTGGTCCTCCCCTCCTGAATGCCGTCATGTCT ACCCTCGAGGAAGATGTGGGCCTCCTCCACCAATAGACAATGGAGACACTGTCTCATTCCCATTATCACAGTATCCTCCGGGATCGGCTGTTGAGTACCAGTGCCAGGCCTACTACGTACTTCAGGGAAACAGACACATAGTGTGTCGGAATGGAGAGTGGTCTGAACCACCAAAGTGCTTAG ATGCATGTGTAATTTCAGAAGAAATGATGAAACAACATAACATACAGTTAAAATGGAGAGATGATAAAAAACTTTATACTAGAACAGATGACACTATTGAATTTACATGTAAACGTGGATATCGCCCAACGACACCAATTCGTACATTTCGAACAACCTGTCATGAAGGAAAAGTGGTGTATCCTCATTGTGAATGA